Proteins encoded in a region of the Zea mays cultivar B73 chromosome 4, Zm-B73-REFERENCE-NAM-5.0, whole genome shotgun sequence genome:
- the LOC103654180 gene encoding uncharacterized protein, translating into MVQLPGSKKRHAEMATAATVKAEVEGLGCGDGSPHKHVKPMPQPPPQPPPPEDLPFDVLDGPSPLGLRLRKSRSLVDLIQCKLFQDKSAHEQFDGHNNVSDTPMKKEVRSGAPTAGERMKASNFPANVLRIGSWEYISHYEGDLVAKCYFAKHKLVWEVLHNGLKSKIEIQWSDIIALKATCPENEQEGVLDLVLARPPLFFKETDPQPRKHTLWQAASDFTDGQASSKRRHILRCPSSLLSRNFEKLIQCDQRLRELSQQPAAILQNPGFEPKRSIFQNPNESKDCLDIGGLKFEHKATLPKFTAPLSTRVFSSLSNNVGRPINIGFGAGHFGGNVPEESKNCNQWNQLIVPGLEALQGDERSAGGPPLTTNDAISKKAWEDLVQHLFSDTPSLPALDDNNLTSRVDSLYSLLEKDTAPPAMRDPECSSDGGDIGAIQVDSDGFKGRLDPSPPGISRNDSLDELLLNLPKIASIPQFLFNRTEDSDE; encoded by the exons ATGGTGCAGCTTCCGGGCTCCAAGAAGCGGCACGCCGAGATGGCCACGGCGGCGACCGTGAAGGCGGAGGTGGAGGGTTTGGGCTGCGGCGATGGTTCTCCTCACAAGCATGTCAAGCCAATGCCGCAGCCGCCGCCGCAGCCGCCACCTCCCGAG GACTTGCCCTTTGATGTGCTTGATGGACCTAGCCCATTGGGTCTGCGACTAAGAAAAAGTCGATCTCTGGTGGACCTTATTCAATGTAAGCTTTTTCAGGATAAATCTGCCCATGAACAGTTTGATGGGCACAACAATGTTTCTGATACACCCATGAAGAAAGAGGTTAGATCTGGGGCTCCAACAGCTGGTGAACGGATGAAAGCTTCAAATTTTCCTGCAAATGTTTTGAGAATTGGTAGTTGGGAG TACATTTCTCACTACGAAGGTGATTTGGTCGCAAAGTGCTACTTTGCAAAGCATAAGCTTGTTTGGGAGGTCCTACATAATGGTCTCAAGAGTAAGATAGAAATTCAGTGGTCGGACATTATTGCTTTGAAGGCAACCTGCCCAGAGAATGAACAAGAAGGGGTCTTAGATCTAGTG TTGGCTCGCCCGCCACTTTTCTTCAAAGAAACTGATCCTCAGCCAAGGAAACATACACTATGGCAGGCTGCATCAGATTTTACTGATGGACAGGCAAGCTCCAAAAG GAGACACATCTTGCGGTGCCCCTCGAGTTTGTTAAGCAGGAATTTTGAAAAGCTCATTCAATGTGATCAACGTCTACGTGAATTGAGCCAGCAGCCAGCTGCCATATTGCAAAACCCAGGTTTTGAACCTAAGCGATCTATTTTTCAAAATCCAAATGAATCGAAGGACTGCCTTGATATTGGTGGCTTGAAGTTTGAACATAAAGCTACTTTGCCCAAGTTCACTGCTCCCCTCTCAACACGTGTCTTTTCATCACTGTCCAATAATGTTGGACGACCAATAAACATAG GATTTGGTGCTGGACATTTTGGGGGCAATGTTCCTGAAGAATCAAAGAATTGCAATCAATGGAATCAATTGATAGTGCCTGGATTGGAGGCACTGCAAGGTGATGAAAGGAGTGCAGGTGGTCCTCCTTTGACAACTAACGATGCAATTTCCAAAAAAGCCTGGGAAGATCTTGTTCAACACCTTTTCAGCGACACACCGAGTCTGCCAGCCTTAGATGATAATAATTTGACGTCAAGGGTTGACTCCCTTTACTCGTTGCTTGAGAAAGACACAGCTCCACCCGCCATGCGCGACCCTGAATGCAGTAGTGATGGTGGGGACATCGGCGCAATCCAAGTGGATTCTGATGGCTTTAAGGGGAGGCTCGACCCATCGCCTCCAGGAATTTCCAGAAACGATTCTCTCGATGAGCTGCTTCTGAACCTCCCCAAAATAGCTTCTATTCCACAGTTCTTGTTCAACAGGACAGAAGATTCTGATGAATAA